A genomic stretch from Lathyrus oleraceus cultivar Zhongwan6 chromosome 2, CAAS_Psat_ZW6_1.0, whole genome shotgun sequence includes:
- the LOC127121851 gene encoding uncharacterized protein LOC127121851, producing the protein MHDLKVSYMNVWKLKLKELFYSIPTLDELHALGGEGYRADIILCNYGRYIWSSKYFHWHVQLYASRGSNQDLEIVRRLADYAIKHHFPHIENMSKSESLSFRTGDEDVVDLTSNKYATWVVEIDERTASMIARWQGVGFTHGVMNTDNMSILGLTIDYGPFGFLDAFDPKFTPNTTDLPGRRYCFANQPDIGLWNLAQFTTTLEATHLINDREANYALERYGSRFMADYQDIMTKNLSLPKYNKKLIGKLLTNMAVDKVDYTNFFRTLSNIKEDTSILDEDLIVPLKSVLLDIGKERKEAWTSWLKTYIHELSTSGTTDDERKTLMNTVNPKHVIRNYLCQTTIDAAEIGDLGEVRMLLKLLEHPFDEQPGMEKYARLPPTWAYRPGVCMLSCSSWVSSSIAQMIELQKKIDFGLHSVTIITLDLFF; encoded by the exons ATGCATGATCTTAAAGTATCTTACATGAATGTTTGGAAGCTAAAACTCAAGGAACTTTTTTATAGTATTCCTACCTTGGACGAGCTTCATGCTTTGGGCGGAGAGGGTTATAGAGCCGATATTATTCTC TGCAATTATGGAAGGTACATCTGGTCAAGCAAATACTTTCATTGGCACGTACAACTATATGCCTCCAGAGGTAGTAATCAGGACCTGGAAATTGTTCGTCGTTTGGCAGACTATGCTATTAAGCACCACTTTCCTCATATTGAGAACATGAGTAAGAGTGAAAGCTTATCTTTCAGAACCGGTGATGAAGATGTTGTGGATCTTACATCAAACAAGTATGCAACATGGGTGGTGGAGATTGATGAGCGTACTGCTTCCATGATTGCTAGATGGCAAGGTGTTGGTTTCACTCATGGTGTGATGAACACAGATAACATGAGCATTTTGGGTCTTACTATTGATTATGGTCCATTTGGGTTTTTGGATGCTTTTGACCCTAAATTTACCCCAAATACCACAGACCTTCCAGGTAGAAGGTATTGTTTTGCAAACCAGCCGGACATTGGTTTATGGAATCTTGCACAGTTTACAACAACACTGGAAGCGACTCATTTAATAAATGACAGAGAGGCTAATTATGCTTTGGAAAGATATGGATCAAGATTTATGGCTGATTATCAAGACATAATGACCAAAAATCTTAGCCTCCCAAAGTATAATAAGAAGCTAATTGGCAAACTTCTTACTAACATGGCTGTTGATAAAGTTGATTATACAAACTTCTTTCGTACACTCTCAAATATTAAAGAAGACACAAGTATTCTGGATGAAGATTTAATAGTACCACTAAAGTCAGTTTTGTTAGACATTGGTAAAGAGCGTAAAGAAGCATGGACAAGTTGGTTGAAAACCTATATACACGAGCTCTCTACCAGTGGCACTACTGATGATGAGAGGAAGACCTTGATGAATACGGTAAATCCTAAACATGTTATCAGGAACTATCTATGCCAGACTACAATTGATGCTGCAGAAATTGGTGATCTTGGAGAAGTTCGTATGTTACTCAAATTATTGGAACACCCGTTTGATGAGCAGCCAGGAATGGAGAAGTATGCTCGCTTACCCCCAACATGGGCATATCGACCAGGTGTATGCATGTTATCTTGTTCCTCATGGGTTTCTTCCTCGATTGCTCAG ATGATTGAGTTGCAGAAGAAAATAGATTTTGGACTTCATTCTGTCACCATAATAACATTGGACCTCttcttttga